The segment GGTCCGCGTACGCGGGGAACAGGGCGAGCGAGACGGCCGTGGGGTAGCAGCCCGGGACCGCGATGCGCCGGGTCCCCTGGAGCGCGGTGCGCCCCCCGGGAAGCTCCGGCAGCCCGTACGGCCAGGTGCCCGCGTGATCCGAGCCGTAGAACGCCTCCCAGTCCGTGGCGTCACTCAGCCGGAAGTCGGCGCCGCAGTCCACGACGAGGACATCGGGCCCGAGCTCCTCGGCGACCGCGGCGGACTGTCCGTGCGGCAACGCGAGAAACACGACCTCGTGCCCGGCCAGGACCTCGGCGGTGGTCGCCTGGAGCTCCCGGTCGGCCAGCGGAGCCAGATGCGGCTGGAGCGCCCCCAGCCGCTGCCCGGCATTGGAGTGCCCGGTCAGCGCCCCGATCTCCACCCCCGGGTGCCCCAGAAGCAGACGCAGCACTTCACCCCCGGCATACCCACTCGCCCCGGCCACTGCCGCTCGTACCGTCATGGACCCTCCTCCTCGATGGCATGACTATACGGAATCTGGCAGGTTTATGCAATGGCGGTGAGGCGACCCCGCGAGGCGGAGCAGTGACCGGGATTTTTCGTGGGCGAACGAGCACGCCGGTTGGCGAATCTTGGACTCGTAACGCTGCGTTGCGATCAGTTCCAAAGGGCGACCCTCCCTGCCGGCCGGGTGGTGCCGTTGCGGGTGTGGGCCTGGTAGTCCCTTGCGCGACAGCTCGCTGATCTGGGGGCGTGATGGCGGCAAGGGGGTTCTTCCGGATCGCGCAGGGCAGGCGGGTCGCACTCAACGGGATCACGTGGACGATCGAAGATGCCCACGGCCGGCTCGGCCGACTCGTCCTCGTGGATGACGAAGGGCACGCGGAGACTCGCTCCCCGAGTGCCGTTTCGCCGAGCCGCATTCACCGATGAGCGGCCAGCACTGCCGCGAGACCTTCTTGCAGGTCCTTGACGAAATACTCGGGAACCTCCAGCGACGGGAAATGTCCCCCGCTTTCGGGCGACCTCCATCGGACGATCTGCCGGTACCGCTCCTGCGCCCAGGGGCGCGGACACTTCTCGATGTCGCGGGGATACATACTGATTGCTGACGGGACGTCGACCCGGAGTTCCGGGTCCAGCGAGTTGTGGCTTTCGTAGTAAATGCGGGCCGCCGAAGCGCCGGTCCGCGTCAGCCAATACAGGGTGACGTCGTCGAGAATCCTGTCTCTGGTAATCGTCTCGAACGGGCTGTCTTCCGTATCTGACCACTCAGCGAACTTGTCAAGGATCCAGGCAAGAAGCCCGACCGGTGAGTCGACGAGCGAGTAGCCGATGGTCTGCGGTCGGGTCGCCTGCTGCTTCGCGTACGCCGCGCGGTGGCGCCAGAAATCGCGGGTTTCCTCGGTCCACTTGCGCTCGACCGCTGTCAGCCCGTCCGTTGTCAACCCGGGCGGCGCCTCCGCGAACAATGTGTGGATGCCGAGCACGTGCGCCGGGAACCTGCCACCGAGAACCGTGGTGATATTCCCTCCCCAGTCGCCGCCGTGGGCCACGAACTTGCTGTAGCCGAGCCGTCCCATCAGTTCCACCCATGCGGCCGCGATCTTTTCGGTTCCCCACCCGGTGGTGGCCGGCTTGTCGCTGTAACCAAAGCCTGGTAGCGACGGGACCACGACGTGGAACGCCGGCGCGTCCGCATCTTTCGGATCCGCCAGCTCGTCCACTACATCGATGAACTCGGCAATGCTGCCTGGCCAGCCGTGCGTCAAGATCAGAGGAGTGGCATCTGCCCGTGCGGATCGGCGGTGCAGGAAGTGGATTCCCAGATCATCAATCGTCGTGCGGAACTGGCCGATCCGGTCAAGGCGCTCTTCGAATGAACGCCAGTTGTACCCGGTGCGCCAGTAGTTCACGACATCGATGAGGTCGGCGAGCGGAACGCCCTGTTCCCATCGACGAGCGCCGGGCCCGGCGCGATAGACCGTCTCGGCCTCCGGCAGCCGCGCCGCGGCCAGTCGCGCGCGCAGATCGCCGAGGTCAGCGTCGGTTGCGTGGGCTTCAAATGCTTGCACGTCGCTGGTTGGACGGGGCATCAGGCCTCCTAGCCATCGCGGAACCGGCCACGACCCATCACGAACCGGCTAAGGCGGTTCTAGCAGTTCTCCAAGCCATGCCGCAACCAGCTAAGGTGGTTCCATGCGTGCTGGATTCCCTGACTTCCGCCTCGGTGCCGTGCTGGCGACCAGCTTCACGGGGACTCTGTCGGAGCGTCATGGCGACGCCGTGGAGCGCATTCCCACGCCGCAGCGACTCGTCGACTGGCTGGCGGTGAGCGGCCTCGCCGTGGACTCCTGCACCGCTGCCCAGCTCGACCTCGCCCGGGAACTGAGGGAGTCGATTCACGCCGCCGCGACAGCAGCCGCGGTCCAGGACGCTCTCCCTGCATCTGCTGTCCACGTCATCAATGAATGCAGCGCTCAGGGGCGGGCCGCAGCGATCCTGACGCCCGAGGGCAAGCGGCGATGGCGGCTCAGCTCGGCTTCCTGCGTGGAAGATGCCCTCGGCGTGATCGCCGCCGACGCGATCAGCATCATCGCAGGCGAACGAGACGGAAAATTGGCCCTGTGCGCATCGCCGACCTGCCAAGCCGCCTTCTTCGACACCAGCCAAAGCCGCACCCGGAAATGGTGCGACATGAACACATGCGGGAATCGTCAGAAGAAAGCGCGCTTCAACGCCAACCAGCGTAAAAACCCCAGATCAGCGGAGTGACTGATCGGCGATGAGCCGGCAGACCGCTCACATCGCGGTGAACGCGTCCCGCGCAACGCTCATCGAGGCCACCCGGCCCCCACCCCGCCCCACACGACCGCCGCCCCCACCAGGGGCGGCGTATCCGTGCCCGTGCCCGTAGCTCAGGCGTGCTGGGGGATCTCGTTCTTCAGGGAGGACCTGATCTGTTCGCGTAGTTCCGGGCTGTCGGTGTGGCCGTGGACGGAGACGGCGTGCTCGGCGGCGGCGCGGACGACTTCCTCTTCCTCGCCGGTGATGACGAGGGTGCAGTTCATCTCGCTCGGGTAGTCCCGGCAGTCGACCTTCTTTCGCATGGTGCACCTCCTGCTCTTCCTCCAGTGTCGGCCGGTCGCGGCCACCGGCCGTATACGGCGAATCCCGTATGGCGCCCGGGGTGGCGGGGCTGTTGCAGTGAAAAGGACGAGGAGGTGAGAGCCATGGCGACGTCCTCCGGTGTCGGCTCGGGCGGGGCTCTGGATCAGGAGCGGGTGCAGGCGTTCCTGGAGCGAGTGATCACCGACAGCGGGGCCGCGGTCGCCGGTCTGTGCACCTCGCTCGGTGACCGGCTCGGCCTGTACACAGCCATGGCCGGTGCCGGGCCGCTCACCTCCGCGCAGCTCGCCGCCCGTACCGGGCTGGTCGAGCGCTATGTCCGCGAGTGGCTGGCCGCGCAGGTCGCCGGCGAGTACGTCAGCTACGCGCCGGACACCGACACCTACCTGCTGCCCGCCGAGCACGCCGCGGTCCTGGCGGACCCGGAACTGCCCACGTACGCGGCGGGCTTCTTCACCGCGATGCAGGCGCTCTACGCCACCGAGGACGCCCTGATGGAGGCCTTTCGTACCGGTGAGGGCGTCGGCTGGGAGGAGCACAGCACGGCGCTGTTCGCCGGTACCGCGAAGTTCTTCCGCCCCGGCTACGCGGCCGCCCTGGTCCCGGAGTGGCTGGCCGCGCTGGAGGGGGTGCGGGAGAAGCTGGAGCGCGGGGCGCGCGTCGCGGACGTCGGATGCGGCTACGGCTACTCCACGACGCTGATGGCGCGGGCCTTCCCCCGGTCGCAGTTCCACGGCTTCGACTTCCACCGCCCGTCCATCGAGGCCGCCCGTGGCATCGCGGACGAGGAGGGGCTGGCCGACCGGGTCAGCTTCGAGGTCGCCACCGCCCAGGACTACCCGGGCGAGGACTTCGACCTGATCACCTTCTTCGACTGTCTGCACGACACCGGCGACCCGGGCGGTGCGCTGCACCACGCCGAGGAAGCGCTGGCCGACGGCGGGACCTGCATGGTCGTCGAGCCGAACGCCTCGGCGAACGCCCAGGAGAACGCCCACCCCGTCGGCCGGGCACTGACCGCCGCCTCGGTCGCCGTCTGTCTGCCGTCCGCGCTGGCCCAGCACGGTCCGCGGGCACTGGGAAACCACGCGGGTGAGGAGACCATGCGGGAGATCGCCGACGAGGCCGGACTCCACCACTGGCGACTCGCCGCCGAGAGCCCCCTCAACCGCGTCTATGCCGTCGGGCGTTAACGCGCCTGACGCGCCCGGCCGGTCTTCCCCCGGCCGGCCGGGTGGCCCTCATTTGACGGGCCCCCGCCCCCTCGGCACGCTGGACATATGAGCGCGGCCGCGGAGGCCGGCCTGCGACGCATTCTCGCCGTCGTGGACCTCCTGATCGATGCCGTCGACGAGGAAACCCTTGTTCCGGCACTGCTGCCGCTGCTGCTCGGCGCCGTTCCCGGCGACAGCATCATCTGGTCCCCCCGCGCCGGCACCGCCGACCAGCCGCTCACCCTGCCCCCCGGTCTGCTGACCCCGGACGTGCGGGTGGCGTTCGCCCGGGAGGCGGCGGCGGACTGCCTCGTCACCCACACCACCCTCGGCTCCGGCACCCCGATGCGGCGCTCGACGCTTCAGACCCGCGCCGAGTTCCACGCCCTCGCCGCGTACGCCGAGGTCTACCGGCCGTTCGGCGCCGAGCAGCAGCTCGCGATGTCGTTCCCCGCGGGGTACGCCGCCGGCCGGCCGCGGAAGGTCTGTGTGGCGATCAGCCGCAACGGCAGCGACTTCTCCGACGACGATGTGGCGGCCGCCGCCCTGCTGCGCACCCGGCTCAGCCATGTGCTCCACCGGCTCGCCCCGCCGACGCCGCCGCCCTCCCTCGTCACCCGCCGCGAGTCGGCCGTACTCGCCCTGCTCGCCCGGGGCCTGACGAACCAGCAGATCGCCCGCCGGCTGGAGATCAGCCCGCGCACCGTCGACAAACACCTGGAACACGCCTACGCGAAACTGCGGGTGAGCAGCCGGGTCGAGGCGGCCAATGCCTGGCTGACGCGCGGGCGGACGGCGGTGCCGCTCGGGCCGTAGGGCGTGTCCGCGACGTCCCGCCCGGCCCGCGCCGCTCCCGCCGATGAGGTGCCGTTCCTGATGGACGGGTCGGGGCTGGCCGCCCTGGATCTCCAGCCGTAGCGGACGGGGCTCGCTCCCCCGCCGGTCAGCGGGGCAGGATGTGGCGCCGGTAGGTGACCAGGTTGTGGCGGACGCCGGTGACCTCCACGGTCAGATGGCGGTCCGGGCCGATGGGGAAGTGTGCCGTACAGCGCACCGCGTCGTACCGCACGGGCCGCAGGTCGCCGGAGCAGCGCACCGCGTCGGGCCCGTTGCGGAACGGCAGGGTGAGCTGGCCGCTGATCGTCCGGGCTATCTCGGTGCGCGGCACGGTGTGGGTGCCGCCGTCGACCTCGCTGGTGGCGTCGCGGGCGCGGAACCGGGCGGCGGTCAGCGCGAGCACGCCCGCCACGGCGAGGGCCGTGAGGAGACCGAGGAGCAGGACGCGCCGGGGCGGATGTGCGCTCACCGCCGTCAGCTCCGGTCGCCGCGGGCGCGCCGGCGGCGGACCAGGGCGCCCCCGCCGGCCGCGGCCAGCAGCACCACTCCGCCGAGCGCCGTGGCCGCCCGGCCGGAGCCGGCCGTGCCACCGAGGCCGGTGTCCGCGCCGCCCTGCGGGACGACCTCCGTGGCGTCACCGGAGACGACCATGGTGCCGGTGAGGGTGCGGCGGCCGTCGCCGGAGCCCTTTCCGCGCTGCGATCCGTCGGTGTCGCCGTGCTCCGTGCCGTCTGCCTCGCCGTATTCCCCGGTGCCGGCCCGGTCCGCTTCCGTGGCGCTCTGCCGGGCTCCGGACGCACCGCCGCAGGTGATGGTGACCTGGTACGAGCCGGGGGCGGTGCCCTCCGGCATGATCGCGCTGCCGCCCAGCCGGTCGTTCCGGGAGCTCAGCTGCATCGTGGGGATGTCCGCGCCGTCGAAGGTGGCCTGCGCGCTGTCGCCGGAGCAGGTGCCGCCGTCGTTCACGGAGAAGGTGCCGCCCGGTGCCACCGGGTCGGGCTCGACGACCACCGCCTGCGAGGTGTCCACGGCGGGGCCGGCCTCGGTGACGGTGTCGGTCACCGCGCCGGAGACGGCCTCGGTGGCGGCGTCCGCGCCGTCGCCGTCACCGAAGAGCAGGACGGACACCACCAGCGCGCCGGCCGCCAGGGCATACAGAGGAATGTGGCGTATGTGCATAGACCGAGCGAAGCGCCCGCCCCGGCGGTGCGCACCTCGATGGTGTCCGCCGCCCGGGGCCAACTGCCCCCGAAGGCGCCCGCCTTCCTGGTCTTTCCGCAGGTCAGACGGGTGCGTACGCCCCGGACGGCGGAACCCGGCGGCTGGGCTTTCCGGGTGGTGCGGCCGGGCGGCCAAGGCACGCCCCGGGCGGACGACGGCGGGTGACCGGGCGTCGGCTCACGCCTCCAGCAGGAGGTCCCACTTGCCGGACCGGCCGGTAAGGGTGGTCACCGAGAGCGGCTGGACGTCGATCCGCCAGTACGCGTGCGGCGGCGCCTTGAGCACATAGACCAGGGCAGCGCGGACGACGGCGGGTTCGGCGACCGCGAGCAGCCCGGCGGCGTCCTCGGCCGGCCGGGTGTCCAGCCAGCCGCCGATCCGGGTGATGAACTCCAGCAGCGACTCCCCGCCGTGCGGTGCGGAGCGCGGATCGGCCAGCCAGGCCTCCACGGCACGGGGTTCGGCGGCGGTCACCTCGCCCAGTGTGCGGCCGCGCCAGCGCCCCATGTCGCAGTCGCGCAGTGCCGGCTGGGCGAGCGGCCGGAGCCCGAGTGCCTCACCGGTCTGCCGGCAGCGGGCGGACGGCGAGCAGTAGCGGAGCTCGGCGGCAGCGAGCCGGCACAGGACGGGGGCCGCCCGCTCCGCCTCGTGCCATCCGGCGGCGTCCAGCGGGCGGTCGTCGTCGAACCGGGTCTCCAGCAGGGTGGAGTTACGGGCCGCGGCGAGCAGCTTGAGTCGAACACTCATCCGCCGATGGTAAGAGCAGCAGCGCCCGTGTGGTCCCGGTTGATCAGATATCGACAGGACCCGGGTCGATCAGCCCGAGGGTC is part of the Streptomyces platensis genome and harbors:
- a CDS encoding DUF4333 domain-containing protein, which codes for MSAHPPRRVLLLGLLTALAVAGVLALTAARFRARDATSEVDGGTHTVPRTEIARTISGQLTLPFRNGPDAVRCSGDLRPVRYDAVRCTAHFPIGPDRHLTVEVTGVRHNLVTYRRHILPR
- a CDS encoding helix-turn-helix transcriptional regulator is translated as MSAAAEAGLRRILAVVDLLIDAVDEETLVPALLPLLLGAVPGDSIIWSPRAGTADQPLTLPPGLLTPDVRVAFAREAAADCLVTHTTLGSGTPMRRSTLQTRAEFHALAAYAEVYRPFGAEQQLAMSFPAGYAAGRPRKVCVAISRNGSDFSDDDVAAAALLRTRLSHVLHRLAPPTPPPSLVTRRESAVLALLARGLTNQQIARRLEISPRTVDKHLEHAYAKLRVSSRVEAANAWLTRGRTAVPLGP
- a CDS encoding histidine phosphatase family protein → MSVRLKLLAAARNSTLLETRFDDDRPLDAAGWHEAERAAPVLCRLAAAELRYCSPSARCRQTGEALGLRPLAQPALRDCDMGRWRGRTLGEVTAAEPRAVEAWLADPRSAPHGGESLLEFITRIGGWLDTRPAEDAAGLLAVAEPAVVRAALVYVLKAPPHAYWRIDVQPLSVTTLTGRSGKWDLLLEA
- a CDS encoding CGNR zinc finger domain-containing protein — its product is MRAGFPDFRLGAVLATSFTGTLSERHGDAVERIPTPQRLVDWLAVSGLAVDSCTAAQLDLARELRESIHAAATAAAVQDALPASAVHVINECSAQGRAAAILTPEGKRRWRLSSASCVEDALGVIAADAISIIAGERDGKLALCASPTCQAAFFDTSQSRTRKWCDMNTCGNRQKKARFNANQRKNPRSAE
- a CDS encoding epoxide hydrolase family protein; its protein translation is MPRPTSDVQAFEAHATDADLGDLRARLAAARLPEAETVYRAGPGARRWEQGVPLADLIDVVNYWRTGYNWRSFEERLDRIGQFRTTIDDLGIHFLHRRSARADATPLILTHGWPGSIAEFIDVVDELADPKDADAPAFHVVVPSLPGFGYSDKPATTGWGTEKIAAAWVELMGRLGYSKFVAHGGDWGGNITTVLGGRFPAHVLGIHTLFAEAPPGLTTDGLTAVERKWTEETRDFWRHRAAYAKQQATRPQTIGYSLVDSPVGLLAWILDKFAEWSDTEDSPFETITRDRILDDVTLYWLTRTGASAARIYYESHNSLDPELRVDVPSAISMYPRDIEKCPRPWAQERYRQIVRWRSPESGGHFPSLEVPEYFVKDLQEGLAAVLAAHR
- a CDS encoding class I SAM-dependent methyltransferase — protein: MATSSGVGSGGALDQERVQAFLERVITDSGAAVAGLCTSLGDRLGLYTAMAGAGPLTSAQLAARTGLVERYVREWLAAQVAGEYVSYAPDTDTYLLPAEHAAVLADPELPTYAAGFFTAMQALYATEDALMEAFRTGEGVGWEEHSTALFAGTAKFFRPGYAAALVPEWLAALEGVREKLERGARVADVGCGYGYSTTLMARAFPRSQFHGFDFHRPSIEAARGIADEEGLADRVSFEVATAQDYPGEDFDLITFFDCLHDTGDPGGALHHAEEALADGGTCMVVEPNASANAQENAHPVGRALTAASVAVCLPSALAQHGPRALGNHAGEETMREIADEAGLHHWRLAAESPLNRVYAVGR
- a CDS encoding DUF1059 domain-containing protein — its product is MRKKVDCRDYPSEMNCTLVITGEEEEVVRAAAEHAVSVHGHTDSPELREQIRSSLKNEIPQHA